A genome region from Blautia coccoides includes the following:
- a CDS encoding response regulator transcription factor gives MLIQIVEDDRALSDGIALALGEKDTEFVQCTGVRNAEKVYEEKKPDLIILDINLPDGSGYDYLKWVRSRADTPVLMLTANDMEMDEVMGLSLGADDYMTKPFSLAVLRARIQALFRRQAKRERYEFDGFILDFAGLTFEKNGQEISLSKNEQRLLRLFLENEGRVLTRSVLVDRLWTDGAEYVDENALSVTVNRLRGKLEDKRKGITYIQTVYGQGYVWRRERTGETGYAEK, from the coding sequence ATGCTGATTCAGATTGTAGAGGATGACAGGGCGCTGAGTGACGGGATCGCACTGGCTCTTGGAGAAAAAGATACAGAATTTGTGCAGTGCACAGGCGTGAGAAATGCAGAGAAGGTATATGAGGAGAAGAAACCGGATTTGATCATTCTGGATATTAATCTGCCGGATGGGAGCGGATATGATTATCTGAAATGGGTACGGAGCCGTGCGGATACCCCCGTCCTTATGCTCACCGCCAATGATATGGAGATGGATGAGGTTATGGGACTGAGCCTGGGGGCTGATGACTATATGACGAAACCCTTCAGCCTGGCAGTTCTCCGGGCGAGGATCCAGGCGCTTTTTCGCAGGCAGGCCAAGCGGGAGAGATATGAGTTTGACGGTTTTATCTTAGACTTTGCAGGACTAACCTTTGAAAAGAACGGACAGGAGATATCCCTCAGCAAAAATGAACAGAGGCTGCTCAGACTGTTTTTGGAAAACGAAGGAAGAGTGCTGACACGCTCTGTGCTTGTGGACAGGCTCTGGACCGACGGTGCGGAGTATGTGGATGAGAATGCGCTGTCCGTCACAGTGAACAGGCTGCGGGGCAAGCTGGAGGACAAGAGAAAAGGCATCACTTATATACAGACCGTATACGGGCAGGGATATGTCTGGAGGCGTGAGAGGACAGGAGAGACGGGTTATGCTGAGAAGTAG